A region of the Drosophila ananassae strain 14024-0371.13 chromosome XL, ASM1763931v2, whole genome shotgun sequence genome:
CTGGCCTTTGGGTTGCCTTTGTGAGCGAGTGGATGGGGGAGTGGCTCCCGAGCCAGTTAGTAATTGGCCAAGAGTTAAGAAACCATTTGCCAGCCGTAATCACCGTCATCCCGGCCGGTTAGTGGCGTCTGTTCGCCTTACTCTTTCCCCATTTTCcccatttcttttatttgagTTTCTTGATTTCGGTTTTTGTTGTCAGAAAACAACATAAATCATTCGGCGGCTTGCACACCGAGATACGGATAATTCCAGTTGCACTAATTTGACGTGCCGGAGAGTAGAAAACAAAGCGCCTCACGAATTTGGCATCATTTATCAAGTTGCTGcattggaattggaattggatTTGCAGTTGGACTGGGACTGAGACTTGGACTGGGACTGAGACTTGGACTTGGTATTGGAGTTGAAGCTACTGCAATTACAATTAAAGCCGGCCAGACAACTGGTTTTCAGCACCGATCTCTGGCCGTTACCATTGGcaattaataaacattttctgTAATACCAAAGCCATAAGTCAGCCCGGCGTTCGCCTTGGCCATTAAAATAGCTCATCCAAATTGAAAATTTCTTGCTacgcttgttttttttttgttattttccaAACTCCAAGCTCCAATCTCCGCCCCAAGCACATTTTGGCCCGGCCAAATGGCTCAATAGATAATAGCATTCAAAATGTTTGGAAAGCGAGCCAAATCGAAATTCCCGGCTATCGATAGCCGAAAGTGCCATCGCCAAAGTGGCGGTCGGCGGTCGGCGGTCTCTCCGCGTTGATTGATTTTTCCCTGCACTGCAAGAAATAGTCAATGATGTTGCTGTTCCAtcaaaaataaggaaaataatACAAACAAACTAGCAACGAAGGCGTCATTCCGGACGGAGCTGCGAACCGCCAACTCATGGTATCCCTAGGAAAAGCGGTTTTCCACTCTACGGCTCAGGTCGATGGGCATATCTTCAGTAATTTTAgtccgattcccaagcggaatacctcaaacgatttctagattcATTATCTTTacttctgcatcaaaacctgaacacaaaattttcgatcctattttttcaaatttttctgatggacccccttcaaaaatcgGAAAAGGCATGGGGCTGCCAATATGACCCCTTCCGGAGGCCATATCTCAGCCGATATTggtccgattctcaagcggaataccttaaacgattcctaGATTCATTATCtttaattctgcatcaaaacctgaaaacgaaattttcgatcccattttttcaaatttttctgatggacccccttcaaaaatcgGAAAAGGCATGGAGGCCCCCCTTCCGGAGGCCATATCTCAGCCGATATTTGTCCGATtttcaagcggaatacctcaaacgactTCTAGATTCATTATCtttaattctgcatcaaaatctgaaaacaaaattttcgatcccattttttcaaaattttctgatggacccccttcaaaaatcgGAAAAGGCATGGGGCTGCCAATATGACCCCTTCCggaggctatatctcagccgatatttgtccgattctcaagcggaataccttaaacgatttgtagattcaTTATCttccattctgcatcaaaatctgaaaacaaaattttcgatcccattttttcaaaattttatgatggacccccttcaaaaatcgGAAAAGGCGTGGGGCTGCCAATATGACCCCTTCCGGAGGCCATATCTCAGCCGATATTggtccgattctcaagcggaataccttaaacgatttctagattcATTATCtttaattctgcatcaaaacctgaacaaattttcgatcccactttttcaaaatattctAGGGCAGCCCCTTGTAAAGTCGAGATTTCTTAGACTTGGCATCAAACGATGTCTACATCTTTCCCAATCCTTTTCCGATCCTTCagcagaataccttaaacgattcgcaTTTTAATCCAGATCTGCTTGTCAAAATGATTAATCTCCACTCCCTCCTTACCTTCCACTTACAGGTATTATCTACTTACGATCTCATCTGAACAAGTACCTTTCGGTCGATCAGTTTGGCAACGTGCTGTGCGAGAGCGAGGAGCGGGACGCGGGCAGCCGGTTCCAGATTTCGATCAGCGAGGATGGGAGTGGACGCTGGGCGCTGAAGAACGAGTCGCGTGGGTACTTCCTCGGCGGCAAACCGGACAAACTTGTCTGCACGGCGAAGACCCCCGGGGCGAGTGAGTTCTGGACGGTCCATTTGGCTGCCCGGCCTCAGGTGAACCTCCGCTCGATTGGCAGGAAGCGGTTCGCCCATCTCTCCGAGTCGCAAGACGAGATCCATGTGGATGCCAACATTCCCTGGGGCGAGGACACCCTCTTCACTCTGGAGTTCCGTGCCGAGGAGGGCGGCCGCTATGCCCTGCACACGTGCAACAACAAGTGAGTGATCCCCATGGCCTGAAATAAACGAAAAACTGATAGTATCACTTGAATCCCCCTTTAGATATCTGAATGCCAATGGAAAGCTGCAGGTGGTGTGCAACGAGGACTGCCTGTTCAGTGCCGAGTACCATGGCGGACATCTGGCGCTCCGGGATCGCCAGGGACAGTACTTGTCGCCCATCGGGTCCAAGGCGGTCCTTAAGTCGCGCTCCTCGACGGTGACGCGGGACGAGCTGTTCTCCCTGGAGGACTCCCTGCCGCAGGCCTCCTTCATCGCCGGCCTCAACTTGCGCTACGTGAGCGTGAAGCAGGGCGTCGATGTTACGGCCAATCAGGACGAGGTCGGCGAGAACGAGACGTTCCAGCTGGAGTACGACTGGTCGGCGCACCGCTGGGCTCTCCGCACCACCCAGGATCGCTACTGGTGCCTGTCGGCCGGCGGCGGTATCCAGGCCACTGGGAATCGGCGTTGTGCCGATGCCCTTTTCGAGCTTATCTGGCACGGGGACGGGTCCCTATCCTTCCGTGCCAACAACGGCAAATTCTTGGCCACCAAGCGCTCGGGACATCTGTTTGCCACCTCGGAGTCCATTGAGGAGATAGCCAAGTTCTACTTTTACTTGATCAATCGGTAATCCCACGCTCTAAACTCTTATGAACGATAATTTCAACGTATATCTGTTGTTTTCAAGGCCCATTCTAGTGCTGAAGTGCGAGCAGGGATTCGTGGGCTATCGCACGCCCGGCAACCTCAAGCTGGAGTGCAACAAGGCCACCTACGAGACCATCCTGGTGGAGCGGGCCCAGAAGGGTCTGGTGCACCTGAAGGCGCACAGCGGAAAGTACTGGCGCATCGAGGGCGAGAGCATCTCGGTGGATGCGGATGCGCCCAGCGATGGTTTCTTCCTGGAGCTGCGTGAGCCGACCAGGATCTGTATAAGGTTTactttaaaattgaaaagaaattaaaagaatcGTACTAACTCCCTTTGTTTTATAGATCACAGCAGGGTAAATATCTGGGAGCCACCAAGAATGGAGCTTTCAAGCTGCTCGAAGACGGCACCGACTCCGCCACCCAGTGGGAGTTCTAGGGCGGGACGACGTCCCCACAGCCCCATCCGGGTCCATCAGTATCAAAGTATCACATTTCCCATCCAAGTGGAGGCGAAATCTTGCGCCTCAGCTGGAGAAGTCGCACAACAATTTGATCCTAAAGCGCACGGAGAGTTCACGGAGACGAGAGATGAAtggaaaatattgaaaacttcAAGATTAAAGAAAatcttatatatttatatatgaaaaGATCTACGTATACATGGAATGagagatttttttaaacaaccTATTTAGCTTTTTATACGTTTTTATACGATGAGAATCAGCATCAAACAATAAGAAATTTTTTAGCATAGACAAGTCAAAATTTGTCGCGAGTCCTTCCGTTTTtatcgaaagtaaaaaagaatatcagcaaaaaaatggcataatgGTTACACAAGCACATCATATATAACACTATATACATATTCGATTCGTAAAGCTTAACGaaagaaaaatgaaagaaTTGAAAAGGAAATGAATgcaagaaaataagaaaacataaaaaccaACACATATTcctataaatttatttatatatatttatataaaaatattgatatgAATGATAAAACACTGACACGATCACACTTTAGCCCCCCACATACGTACACCTACCCCCACACACCCCCTCAAACAATCCACCAACACACTCACAAGCAAGcaattttattacaaaaaatataaaaaaaatgaaatttagtCCCTAAGCCAACATTAAACGATTAAtctgtaataaaaaaaaaaaacaaaaaataagcaaaaaaatgaaaaaatcatGGAACCATCTCCACactatatctatatatatatatttatcctAACATATGCGTATATTGActtagttttttgttatttatttgcgTCAattcttaattaattaattagtaacctttttttttaattttcgcacttaaaattgaaaacgaaAAACAACTCAACCCAATTTAGTTGCTAAAtcttaaaattgaaattttgtatgatacatatgaaatatatacatatatatacatgaTCCGTGgggttttttatttggatttggCGCCAACTCTATCCTCGAACCCTCTGGCAGCCCTGAACATTGCAGCCACTGGCAACCCTGAACCGGTTATCGATAGTTACCCCAACGGAAATTCAAATATAAAACGTATTGTTTCCCAAAAACGAgaataaaataacattttatgtGAAGTATCCTGTTTtgcttgattttatttaaagtaaTGTGAGTAtaataagttttaaaatttctttaaaatgtGAAAACCTCCCAGCAATACTGTTTCTAATTGACTTACTGAGAATCGGGTTGACCCCTTTGTGGCGCCTCCCAGCCCACCTGCCACGTGTGCAGAAATTGGTGCCAACTGTCATAACAAGATGATGCACCCACACTCGTTGGTGGCCCCAACACCCGGGAACAATGAAGGTGGGGGAAGGTGATGCCACCAGGTCAAATTTGGGGGCGTGGATACGGCGTCCAACTGCCTCTGTCAGGCAATAATAATTCGCCAGTCATTGACAATGTCGGAGCCATAATGGCCCAGCTCCGGTTGGCTCCACTCCACCCAgttacacttgaaaaaaatagGATTACTCTATAGTTTTatccaaaattaattttaaatttgtttgtgGCTTCAAAGGTTTTGTGTTTGTGCTCGAATAGAATCTTTGTAGTGCCAATAGGGCAGTATTTTTATTAGGCTTGCCATCCCTGTGTTTTCCGAGTGTTCTTGTGCCTGATCCTTGAATATCCTTTGCTGCACTGCGTCGTCGGCGCTGACAAAAACGAAATGACAGAGGGCGCGCACCAGACACCTACAATTGTCAGCGTCGTTTAAATGAATGAATTAAGTCAGCCATGTGACATAACTGCAATGGCAGGACTCTGGACGCGGCCCCCACTGGGAAGGGGGAGGGGAAGGGGATGGGCATGTGgtagtgggagtgggagtgccTCCACCTGCAGCCACGTTGCACATTTGCCACATTGTTTTGTTGCTGTCATCCTTGATGTTGCACACAGTGGGATAACAAATAAATACGATTTATGGCCTATAAGGATGCAATTTTTACAGGATGTGgcttgaaaataattttattttgttttgtttttgtagtATAAGATATACAAGggataaaaatggaaattgtaTAGATTTTGTAAAGTAATTGATTCTTTTAAAGGATATATTTTGTGGAAGGACATATCCTCTCGAAGGTAATACTTAAATATATTACTTTATCCTGCTTAATAATAGATTTAAGAGATTTCGAAAATTCCGTTCCGCTGACTCATTGGACGTATATTGGATGGAATTGGGTTCATGTCCTGAGGACAGTGTCCTGATTACGTAATGCACTTGCTGCACAATGGACAGCGACGATGACAATGACGCCGGCCAAGTTATATGGCACACACGTAGCACGTGGGGCAGGCAACTCCAAGCGAGGACGAGGTGGCACTGCACCCACATCCTGCCATCGAAATCCTGGCTGGCCAAACGACTTGGCGCAGGACAATGGCGGAATGCAAATGGCGCACGGACGTGGGATAGATGAACACGGCGCGAAAATTTATATCCCCAAGTCGGCAATGGGGCGGGAGTCGGTAGTTTGGGTTCCAAGTAACAGGAGCCAGGATCCGGAGCACGTAGCTGGTAGCATCCGACGATTTGTGGCAGTGCACAGACGACGACGCGGCTCTCGGCCGCCGGCCGCCAATTAAGCAACAAAAGGGCCGCGAGTTCGTCCTCTAGCTCCACCTCCACCTTCGCCGCCACCCGCAGCGAGGATCCAATCCTGAACTGCCATTAAAACGGGGCGACGTTGCGAAATGTTTGTGACGAGGCGAAACAAGTAGCGGGAAGGGGCAGGAGGCAGCAGGCAGGACCCCCCGGACTCAATCTGGGTCCGCAACTTTCTCCGGcggatttttgcaattttttttagtcTTATTTGCTGCACATTTCGCAACAAAGTTGCCAGAAGcacagcagcagaagcagcagtggcagtgtCAGTAGAAAAAGTGGAAGCATCTCTacaaaaagaaatattaatttgTTAAGGATTTGGGATTCCAAAATTTGAAATATAAGAGTAAGATACTAAGAGTATTCGTTAGTTTTAAGCTACTTCGCAGTATTAATGTTACCTTTAATCCTTTTTTTCAGTGTCCTGAAGCCAGGCGAACGCTCTGCCAAAGTCACAAACTTTATGGCTCCATTGCTCCAACTCGGGGCTTTCAATTtcctttttgcatttttattgtttagGAAAATGTGTAAGGACATCTCGAGGCGACTGCAACGATTAGGGGGCGGACAGGGAGTGGGgaggctctggctctggctctggctctggctctggccaaCAAGTGGCATCCCAGCCCACCCCAGCCATTGTGCcacttttgttgttgttgatgggCGAGTGGGGGCGACGCTCCTAGAGTCTGGGACCTGCCATGTGGACGGTCTAATTTGCTAAATTACCGTCTGAGGCGCCTTAACACCGAAAAGTTCACACAATTTTcgcttaattaaaaaatatatacaggTCTCGTTCGCAATCAAACAAATCAAGTAGTAGTTGATTTAATACATTAAGTGAAGTTCAAAGACGGCTTAGAGGCGCTCTCCACACATAATATACTCACGAATCCTGGCAGCTTtctattaatttaattgcccCCAGCGTTCATAAGggtaattaaaatgtttccGCCTTAAGTTTGTGTCAATTTTTGGCAAGTTCCTGGAGTTAAGTCAACAATTAATTACATTAATTGCACAGGGCAAAGGTTAACCCAGAGGGCAAAGTGCAGACTTAAGAGTGTAGTTTtaagtgtgtgtgttaaaAAGTTGTAAGTAAAACTTTGAAagttttatttccattttaataTTGCATGATGCTGTGGCCAGGATTTCTTGCATTCCACTCCTGGCTAAGGATACAGGAATTTTTTATTACCTGACTTGCAAGCTTTTTTGGCAATTTGAAAATGTACCTTTAAATAAACAGAAACCTGAAAAGTGATTCTTCTCTTCCAAAACCATTTCATCATAAATAGAACTAAAGAATGTAGTATATAGTTGCTTTAAGATTAAAATTAGTATAACGAATCTGGGGATTCACCTTTTGAAGCAAATAATCGAATATTTATCGAAgtaaaaggttttttttatgatgAAAAGTGATCGCTTTAAAACACTGCATTTATGCGGTCTTTCAACACTTTTTTATGAAGTCTCCCAACACTAAACAGAGGCGTCCTTTAGCTTTCCTGATATTCTTGGCCGAAAAAAGAAGTTAAATGCATATTGATCGTGTAAATTAAAAAGCCCAAACCACCAGTGAAGTCAtaagtttatatatttcatagtAAAATTGATTCAACATCACAAGTGATCAGCGTTTGCGCATGTGCCGCAAGTTGTACTCTCGTGCGGCAGGTGCCTGTGGCAAGTTGGCGTCATTCTGCCGGGAGGGAGTCGGCTGAGCCCGACACTCCGCTTGTGCAAGAGCTGCCCGGCGTTCTGGGGGTACTTCAACGTTAAATCGACAATATGTACTCCTGGGAAGAGCTCACTTACCCTCCATGACACACGGGACCCCGAAAACAAGGTGACGGGGATACGAGCTGATCACCTTCAGGAGCTTATCGTCCTGGGTATTATCATAGTCCAGGAAGACACCCTCGTCTTCCATGCTTCCAGCCAATTTAAGGGTATGAACTGCCTTCTAGAGCTAATAATATATGACGTTTTCGTAGACTGGTGCGGAACGACAAGCGCTCATCGAAAGTTATCGAAACTTACACGTGTGCACGGGCAAAGCGCAATGTACACCTGGATATCCTTTCACGTTGCGTTGCAAACGGGCAATCCAATTAGTTTTGACCGTGTAAACAAGTGGCGTGAGCAGCTCCGTTCCCTTCAAGAGCCGATGgggaaaagaaagaaaattggCAGCGCAGGAGAGGGCTAGTGTTGCCGTATTTTCAGGCCACAGTCGAGGGTTCCTCGTCGAGGGTTTGGAAAACGGAATGAAACAAAAGTTTAATGATATACTGTTATCGATTTGTAAtcaaaaatattgtaaatgtTTCTATAATATTTCAGTCATAGAGTGCAATTTTGTCTTTTAAAGGGAGACTTCTCAAGAAGATCTACATTGTATGTGTCCCCTACGTGAGTTTTAGAAATATTTATGATCAATTtattaatgttttaaaaactCCACTGAACGTCCCTACTTTTTAGCTTGTTTTTTGCCTTTCCATGCGGAGGATAATGTGTGAGCACTGCCAGCAGCCCATGATCCGTGccacaaacacacaccaaTGCACAAGACAAACAATTACGGCCGCACACAAGGACAGGCGCCGAGGAGAGAGGCAGGACACGAGTGGAAAAGAGGACCCATGCCCCTTCCCCGCTTTCCAAAGGGGCCCCAGGTCGTGGGGGACTAggaataacattttatttttccgtATTCTCTGTCTCTCAACTATTTATGAGGTCCAGTTGTTTGTGCAGTTTGATTATTTTGCTGCCAGCAGAGCCACGTTACCTGTGACTTTTCATAATTCAACATTTTAGGCcgcctcacacacacacacacgcagaaCAATAGATGGGGAGCGGGATCGCAGCGGGAATAGCCTGCTGTTCGAGTGAGCTTGGAATATTTATTCAAACATGTGCTGtgtgtttcctttttttcaattaaaaattgctTACTGCATCTACAcaggcataaaaaataaaatgcacaGGCAACCAGCCATAAATGaaattgatttcatttgtataaattgaaattgttttcaacaGGGTCGGGCGCCCAGACTGTCGGCTTCCAGCTTATGAATAAATTTCAACAACGAGACAGTGAGAGGAGTATCCCACGCAGACCGACAGTAagtattaataataaaataatactcTTAAGCCTTAAATAGTATATTTTAAAAGGATTGGAAGGTGAAGACGGGAGAATTCAGAAAATCAGGAATATTACCTGAAAACCGCATGGATGGAGGAAGATTGTTGAAGGCATTGTGGCTGCCACTGTTGCACAAGTATTTTATTGTGGTAATCGAGAAAGCTGTTGTTAACAGTTGCCCCATGATGACGAtaatgacgatgatgatggaGCAGTAGCACTTGCAGTAGCAGCTGGAGCTGGTGCAGCAGCAGGATGTGAAGGTAAAGGCGTTACACCTGGCACGTCGCTTGCCTCCATAGCTTCCATAGCATCCATAGCCagctttaattaaaaagttacCTGGCAAAAATGTTTTAGCTATTTGCCTGGCAGCCAGGAGCAATTCAACCTGACCTGACCCAACCTCGAACCCTGGCTAACCGAGCTGCCAGTCAACGGTTCGCTTCCTTTTGCTGCAAAAACTTTCTATTGGATTCACTTTTTCCGATTCCTAGCCAGCCACCTAGCCACCAAGCCACCCATCTCGATTGAGTCCTGGCAAGTCCTGGCTGGTATCGATATCCCGTGTAAACTTCGATTGACAGCCTGCAGCGGGAATCATTCGATTGGATTTGGGGTTGGATGGGTTTCTCTTTCGATTCAGCCCGGCTTGGCCAGAGTTTATGCGTTCCAAGACTTTCGTTGCCCCTTAACTGCCAGCCCATAAATGTATgctacaaaaattttatttgcccCGAGTTCGATTTTTGAAACTTTGTGATGGAATTTTAAAACGAAAAACTTGTCGTTTAGCTATGAAAACTTTACGTTCGCCAATCGCTTTTCCCCAATGCATTTTCACAcgtaattaaatatataattgaATTTCTAGCAgtattattcaaaaaattaacCATGCCAGTCAAATGAACTAATTTTTTGAATTCCACATTCCGCTTTGTCTTTTTACACTTCCATGGGCTTGCATAATTTATCATGTGAATTCATTAATTTTGCATAAACAGTCCAGGACTCGGAGCGGTTGGATGGCAGGTAGCGGCACCGAAGGAATCATGAATTTCATAGCATAAACGCGGCATAGCGCGGATATCGCGTTGAAATGTCACCGTACTATATGTAcacaatacaaaatattgcatttgAATGAAGTTCCCCCGGGGATCGCAGGATATAAGTTGGGAGCTGGAAGAAGCTATCCTCCGGGGggctattttttttctcttcacTCCACTTGCCAAAAGGTTCTTCGGCAGCTACTCAGGGCGATGGAGATGAAGATGAAGATGgagaattttttaatgatGTAACTTTCAGGAGAGCTCTCAAATCGTTTGAATACAAATTGTTCGCCGTCTCCACGGtccttcgttttttttttctttattttatcatacccatacccatacATACCAACACATTcatatatacttatatattTCATGAATTCTTTATCTCATCTGCCTGCCTTGCCAGTTGGCAAGTTGTGAGAgtgaaatgcgagacatgtcCCCCGAAAATCCTTGAGGCTTCGTCCTGGCAAGATATGTTGGGCCAAGGGGTGGCGGGTTGGGGGTGTCCTATTGTCGATGAACCCAAAAGTTGTCCCAGCCATGCACAAGTTATGTACATTCAGAGAAATATGTGCTGATCACTTTGACCTAATGAAATGGATAAGGGGCTGCAAAGGAGGAGCATGGTATGTTATTGAATATTTCATACTTCGTGAGTATAAACCCTCTGCAAGTTCACTTCACAGAAATATCCTCATTTTTCAGTGCACACACGAGAACCAGCCCAATTTGAGGTATCGAAGGAATGTCGGGGCATGTCAGTCTCGTCCTGGAACACCTGCGTCTCCCCGTTTCCGCCAGGTGACAGAACATTCTCCTTGCGAAGTGCGGCCATATC
Encoded here:
- the LOC6503979 gene encoding protein singed; its protein translation is MAPISTMNGQGQGCELGHSNGDIISQNQQKGWWTIGLINGQHKYMTAETFGFKLNANGASLKKKQLWTLEPSNTGESIIYLRSHLNKYLSVDQFGNVLCESEERDAGSRFQISISEDGSGRWALKNESRGYFLGGKPDKLVCTAKTPGASEFWTVHLAARPQVNLRSIGRKRFAHLSESQDEIHVDANIPWGEDTLFTLEFRAEEGGRYALHTCNNKYLNANGKLQVVCNEDCLFSAEYHGGHLALRDRQGQYLSPIGSKAVLKSRSSTVTRDELFSLEDSLPQASFIAGLNLRYVSVKQGVDVTANQDEVGENETFQLEYDWSAHRWALRTTQDRYWCLSAGGGIQATGNRRCADALFELIWHGDGSLSFRANNGKFLATKRSGHLFATSESIEEIAKFYFYLINRPILVLKCEQGFVGYRTPGNLKLECNKATYETILVERAQKGLVHLKAHSGKYWRIEGESISVDADAPSDGFFLELREPTRICIRSQQGKYLGATKNGAFKLLEDGTDSATQWEF